A single Pantoea deleyi DNA region contains:
- a CDS encoding helix-turn-helix domain-containing protein, with protein MTGWQLKLWRRSLLWKRERAATELGVSLRTYKDYENADTVKHSIALATVTLSLINVLPSMQSQEISSDSMVRLIKKMISTVEEK; from the coding sequence ATGACAGGCTGGCAGCTTAAACTCTGGCGCAGGAGTCTGCTCTGGAAGAGGGAACGTGCAGCAACTGAACTTGGCGTCAGCCTGCGTACTTACAAAGATTATGAAAATGCGGATACGGTAAAACATTCGATCGCACTGGCAACCGTTACCCTGTCACTAATTAACGTATTGCCATCAATGCAAAGTCAGGAGATCAGCAGTGACAGCATGGTGCGTTTAATTAAAAAAATGATCAGCACCGTAGAAGAAAAATAA
- the umuD gene encoding translesion error-prone DNA polymerase V autoproteolytic subunit — protein MKPAIYAEGLTVLWPALFTPPVKIPLYGEYCPAGFPSPAQDYVEKELDLNELCIRRRASTFFVRASGNSMQDLGLCDGDVMVVDRAEQASHGDIVIAEVNGEFTVKRLQLRPRLALLPMNPAYAVIYPEDLQLLGVVTWFFSSTRARGR, from the coding sequence ATGAAACCGGCAATCTATGCTGAGGGCCTGACGGTTTTGTGGCCAGCTCTTTTCACGCCGCCCGTGAAAATCCCTTTATATGGCGAATACTGCCCCGCAGGCTTCCCTTCCCCTGCACAGGATTACGTTGAAAAAGAACTCGATCTCAATGAGCTCTGTATTCGCAGAAGGGCATCAACCTTCTTCGTCCGTGCCAGTGGTAACAGTATGCAGGATCTTGGCCTCTGTGATGGCGATGTCATGGTGGTTGATCGCGCCGAACAGGCCTCTCACGGTGATATCGTTATAGCTGAGGTTAACGGTGAATTCACTGTTAAGCGGCTGCAGCTTCGCCCGCGCCTTGCGCTGTTGCCCATGAATCCGGCTTATGCCGTTATCTATCCGGAAGATCTACAGCTGCTCGGCGTCGTCACCTGGTTCTTTAGCAGCACGCGCGCACGCGGGAGGTAA
- a CDS encoding tyrosine-type recombinase/integrase produces the protein MLIPPAEHVLLLAERWLKLLSDLGRAQATLTAYRSALRHYLLFCSQHRIEPEKARFEDLAAYISPQLPGMPFPVASATLQLRLSAIRLWYDFLMYQDLCLINPLPRSGTPGMLSSGRGLVPRIVKLPRIPDDAQWQSFLFHAAASPLRDRLMLALTYYGALRRSEITSLSIEDLDFAHRLIRIRAETTKSRRERIVCYSPAVASVLAAHLMQMKREGIYRGALFRSASDRNQAAPLSFWSWSKTVRKWGLESGMPDISTHTFRHLRLTHLARAGWKLHELATYAGHRDLSTTQIYIHLSGRDLAARMAGAIETADIRMANLIFSPEK, from the coding sequence ATGCTGATCCCACCGGCTGAACATGTCCTGTTACTGGCCGAGCGCTGGCTGAAGCTGTTATCCGATCTGGGGCGGGCGCAGGCCACACTCACCGCTTACCGCAGTGCCCTCCGCCATTATCTTTTGTTCTGCAGCCAGCACAGAATTGAACCTGAAAAGGCCCGGTTTGAAGATCTGGCCGCCTACATCAGCCCTCAGTTACCCGGTATGCCGTTTCCCGTGGCCAGCGCCACACTTCAGTTGCGCCTGTCTGCAATCCGTCTCTGGTATGACTTTCTGATGTATCAGGATCTCTGTCTGATAAACCCGCTGCCCCGCTCCGGCACGCCCGGCATGCTGAGTTCTGGCAGGGGGCTGGTTCCCCGCATCGTGAAGCTGCCACGGATCCCTGACGATGCACAGTGGCAGTCTTTTCTTTTTCATGCCGCCGCTTCCCCGCTGCGTGACCGCCTGATGCTGGCATTGACCTATTACGGTGCGCTGCGGCGATCTGAAATTACCTCATTAAGTATCGAAGACCTCGACTTTGCACACCGGCTTATCCGTATCCGGGCAGAAACCACCAAGAGCCGGCGTGAACGCATCGTCTGTTACAGTCCGGCCGTTGCATCAGTGCTGGCGGCCCATCTGATGCAGATGAAGCGGGAAGGAATCTACAGAGGTGCTCTGTTCCGTTCCGCGTCCGATCGTAATCAGGCCGCGCCGCTCTCATTCTGGAGCTGGAGCAAAACGGTACGGAAATGGGGGCTGGAGTCCGGTATGCCTGACATCTCAACCCATACATTCAGACACCTCCGCCTCACACATCTGGCCCGCGCGGGCTGGAAGCTGCACGAGCTGGCGACCTATGCAGGACACCGCGACCTGTCCACTACCCAGATTTATATCCACCTGTCGGGCCGCGATCTTGCTGCCAGGATGGCGGGCGCGATTGAAACGGCAGATATCAGGATGGCGAACCTCATTTTCAGCCCGGAGAAATAA
- a CDS encoding tyrosine-type recombinase/integrase, with the protein MSPHSPTESSWRPLDMTAYLLKTSLTSGEQTALASSHSRSRMLRMKPAPDLIRPLTDIVAGSGCGSKITALVIAGLLREMHSSGMPCWRWSQDRWQTLCREVREGRPLMAAFAWHLAGFHHPLSLPDIRKPALYASAIFGQAFYHQELQRLTDTLTSLGYAPASQKNHVSGILATLMIMNRDPQLETFTPELLWRVQTGTDKGISRYVGRVSHALAALGIFSSPIRMRNYTKWYEKPVEGIDPAWVHWCRRWRETSVLRPHPREGLYSFILRCGLWLAGAHPKVREPADWTMETCASFIAAVGRMNVDDLQLGTERGTRKSVRSGEPMMPHSRAHFIYSLRRFMNDYESWGWGRLRFSPARHLSTPDTPLFRRGVNPRVIDDPVWLKLIWASLNLRQEDLLTEIHYPLAMLQAMAVFWTHAGLRKNELLRLTTGCITPQADEIVKDDGSVIPAGTLCYLHIPAGKTSKAYVKPVAAVVKKYVDIWLAERPTEQAMLSDERTGEKVRLLFQYRGKPAGSAIMNRTLIQMLCARAGVPIEDSGGTITSHRGRASAVTALASVPQGMSLYELMQWTGHSTPQSTMHYLRIRPTQLAASFVKADRVAHMISVLIDHDPEAASLTGPTMYYDLGDSYCTNPFWSSCQHRMACIGCDFNLLKQSARGMVLESKASVRRYLEEVPLTPDEKAIVEQDAEKIEQALKKSPLKP; encoded by the coding sequence ATGAGCCCGCACTCACCGACTGAAAGCAGCTGGCGTCCCCTCGACATGACGGCATACCTGCTTAAGACGTCACTAACCTCCGGGGAACAGACGGCGCTGGCCAGCTCTCATAGCCGGTCCCGTATGCTACGGATGAAGCCTGCGCCGGACCTCATAAGGCCGCTGACGGATATTGTCGCCGGAAGTGGATGCGGCAGCAAAATTACCGCACTGGTCATAGCCGGGTTGCTGCGCGAAATGCATTCATCCGGCATGCCGTGCTGGCGCTGGTCACAGGACCGCTGGCAGACGCTCTGCCGGGAAGTCAGGGAGGGCCGTCCGTTAATGGCCGCCTTCGCCTGGCATCTGGCAGGGTTTCATCACCCGCTCAGCCTGCCCGACATCCGGAAACCCGCCCTCTATGCATCTGCCATCTTCGGCCAGGCTTTTTATCACCAGGAACTGCAACGACTTACCGATACGCTGACGTCGCTGGGATATGCCCCGGCAAGCCAGAAGAATCATGTCTCCGGCATACTGGCCACGCTGATGATTATGAACCGGGACCCGCAGCTGGAGACGTTTACGCCTGAACTCCTCTGGCGCGTCCAGACCGGGACAGACAAGGGGATATCACGTTACGTCGGCCGGGTTTCACATGCGCTCGCTGCACTGGGCATTTTCAGCTCCCCGATAAGGATGCGAAACTATACAAAATGGTACGAGAAGCCGGTGGAGGGAATCGATCCGGCCTGGGTGCACTGGTGCCGGCGCTGGCGGGAAACGTCGGTTCTCAGACCCCACCCCCGTGAAGGCCTGTACAGCTTTATTCTGCGCTGCGGCCTCTGGCTGGCAGGAGCCCATCCGAAGGTACGGGAGCCCGCAGACTGGACCATGGAAACCTGCGCCAGCTTCATCGCAGCGGTAGGCCGGATGAATGTGGATGATCTTCAGCTGGGCACGGAAAGGGGCACCCGCAAATCGGTCCGGTCCGGTGAGCCGATGATGCCGCATTCAAGGGCGCATTTTATCTATTCACTGCGCCGTTTTATGAATGATTATGAAAGCTGGGGCTGGGGCCGGCTTCGCTTCAGCCCTGCCCGCCACCTTTCCACACCGGACACGCCGCTGTTCCGCCGCGGCGTCAATCCCCGGGTTATCGACGATCCGGTCTGGCTGAAGCTCATCTGGGCCAGCCTGAATCTGCGTCAGGAAGACCTGCTCACTGAAATACATTATCCGCTGGCCATGCTGCAGGCAATGGCCGTGTTCTGGACACATGCAGGGCTGCGGAAAAACGAGCTACTCCGCCTGACTACAGGGTGTATCACGCCGCAGGCAGATGAAATAGTGAAAGATGACGGCAGCGTCATTCCTGCCGGTACACTGTGCTACCTGCATATTCCCGCCGGGAAGACCTCAAAAGCCTATGTTAAACCCGTCGCGGCAGTGGTGAAAAAATATGTCGACATCTGGCTGGCCGAACGCCCGACAGAACAGGCCATGCTGTCTGATGAGCGGACCGGTGAGAAAGTCCGGCTTCTGTTTCAGTACCGGGGCAAGCCCGCCGGCAGCGCTATCATGAACCGCACGCTGATACAGATGCTGTGTGCCAGAGCCGGCGTACCCATAGAAGACAGCGGTGGCACAATAACCAGTCACCGGGGCCGGGCCTCCGCAGTGACCGCGCTGGCCAGCGTCCCGCAGGGCATGTCTCTGTACGAACTGATGCAATGGACGGGACACTCAACGCCTCAGTCCACCATGCATTATCTCCGCATCCGGCCCACTCAGCTGGCCGCCTCGTTCGTCAAAGCTGACAGGGTTGCTCACATGATCAGCGTGCTGATTGACCACGATCCGGAAGCTGCCAGCCTGACCGGACCCACGATGTATTATGATCTGGGCGATTCGTACTGCACGAACCCCTTCTGGAGCAGCTGTCAGCACCGGATGGCCTGCATCGGCTGTGATTTTAACCTGCTCAAACAGAGCGCACGCGGAATGGTACTGGAAAGCAAAGCTTCTGTCAGACGTTACCTTGAGGAAGTTCCGCTCACTCCCGATGAGAAAGCTATCGTGGAACAGGATGCAGAGAAAATCGAACAGGCTCTTAAAAAATCACCTCTTAAACCGTAA
- a CDS encoding KTSC domain-containing protein, which produces MKRHDLNTTLFSSAGFDPTSGVLELEYRNGSCRRWLAVPARVYQAFCAAADPDTFFRSSIDGRYLSVRGQSGPL; this is translated from the coding sequence ATGAAGCGACACGACCTGAATACTACGCTGTTCAGCAGCGCCGGATTTGACCCGACGTCCGGCGTACTGGAGCTGGAGTACCGTAACGGCAGCTGCCGCCGCTGGCTGGCCGTACCCGCACGGGTGTATCAGGCATTCTGCGCCGCCGCTGATCCGGACACATTTTTTCGCAGCAGCATCGACGGACGCTACCTGTCGGTACGTGGCCAGAGCGGCCCGCTGTAA
- a CDS encoding DUF2913 family protein → MKPGNTSVGHLAWCGLIALHMARQDGQAGTPAQETLFLTRWLAVAEKQRRFSKELAPEIRWLLREGREKGIRADLSGKLEYLWLTGSDALLTQNDLSRLQHALQALQMVGWVYRLLNEGQWQGRKALRLNPSVSGLYLHKDSLHAGFNPAGLQTAPLPARITGDLSALDSLLQRSGWRREPAGSDLLLYYLMTQTVQHEDIIRRLTP, encoded by the coding sequence ATGAAACCGGGTAACACATCGGTGGGTCATCTGGCCTGGTGCGGCCTGATTGCCCTGCATATGGCGCGACAGGACGGCCAGGCGGGCACGCCCGCTCAGGAAACACTGTTTCTGACGCGGTGGCTCGCCGTCGCTGAAAAACAGCGACGCTTCAGTAAAGAGCTGGCTCCGGAAATCCGGTGGCTGCTCCGTGAGGGGCGCGAAAAGGGAATACGTGCTGACCTGTCCGGTAAACTGGAATACCTCTGGCTGACGGGCAGCGACGCGCTGCTGACGCAGAACGACCTGTCGCGTCTGCAGCACGCCCTGCAGGCGCTGCAGATGGTCGGCTGGGTTTACAGGCTGCTCAATGAAGGGCAGTGGCAGGGCCGGAAAGCGCTGCGGCTGAACCCGTCCGTGTCGGGACTCTATCTGCATAAGGACTCCCTGCACGCCGGATTTAACCCAGCCGGTCTTCAGACGGCGCCTCTGCCTGCCCGTATCACCGGCGACCTGAGCGCTCTGGATTCCCTGCTGCAGCGTTCGGGCTGGCGGCGGGAGCCGGCTGGCAGTGACCTGCTGCTTTATTATCTCATGACACAGACTGTGCAGCATGAGGACATCATACGCAGGCTGACTCCGTAA
- a CDS encoding methyl-accepting chemotaxis protein, translated as MNKILNNISLTAKFAILGLFSLVLFSVPTMLFVSEGNKYIHDKQREVTGVPVENKILALLNLIQRHRAETALAIATKNPATPSRVQVRDEIENITDVITKDMAKTEGSAAIISKINDVRTQWSQLQQRIDSSQLTLTASLDAHALLIRNLLNANRDVLDFYGLSLDSDINTYRLITSNFSSLPELTESLGKIRALGTSLLARNESISEADSVRMESLISNGSYNLNLFVQDSEKLFLSDNTLKQKFSADADAAVQEANSALKTAEAIFINRSMTNQNPKDYAALFTHAINKFSDYAIGGGNELSEILNAQIKEHRYAQYALLTVLVFIVLLAVIFALVIIRSVTRPVSAASKLALEVAGGDLTSTFTVTGRNETAGLLKALLQMSQRLTLTVENIKSNAVTIATSSEEIARGNGDLSARTEQQAASLAETAASMEQLSSIIGNNADNTRHAAEMANSATSAALRGGKAMESVLASMEKISNSAGQIKEIISVIDGIAFQTNILALNAAVEAARAGEHGKGFAVVASEVRALAQRSAGAAKEIKGLIEQSVEHAEQGISMALDAGEKVKQSVEAIEQTSQLVREISSSSEEQSAGISQINIAVTQMDQVTQQNAVLVEESASSADELASRAASLRDAVSVFRTNAV; from the coding sequence ATGAATAAGATTCTTAATAATATAAGTCTTACCGCCAAATTTGCAATTCTTGGCCTGTTTTCCCTTGTCCTGTTCTCAGTTCCTACCATGCTTTTTGTTTCCGAAGGTAATAAATACATTCATGATAAGCAAAGGGAGGTAACAGGTGTACCCGTAGAAAATAAGATTTTAGCCCTACTCAATTTGATACAGCGCCATCGTGCAGAAACCGCCCTTGCCATTGCAACTAAAAACCCAGCAACACCGTCCCGCGTTCAGGTCAGAGATGAAATTGAAAATATTACTGACGTTATTACTAAAGATATGGCCAAGACAGAAGGCAGCGCTGCCATAATCAGCAAAATTAATGATGTGCGCACACAGTGGAGCCAGCTACAGCAGAGAATCGATTCTTCACAACTGACTCTAACAGCCAGTCTTGATGCGCATGCCCTCCTCATTCGCAACCTTTTGAACGCTAACCGTGATGTGCTGGATTTTTACGGCCTTTCTCTCGATTCAGATATCAACACGTACCGTTTAATTACGAGTAATTTTTCATCATTGCCTGAATTGACCGAAAGCCTTGGGAAAATACGTGCATTAGGCACTTCCCTTCTTGCCCGAAATGAAAGCATAAGTGAAGCAGACTCTGTCCGTATGGAGTCTTTAATCAGTAATGGTTCGTATAATCTGAATTTATTTGTTCAGGATTCTGAAAAACTATTTTTATCTGATAACACACTTAAGCAAAAGTTTAGTGCAGATGCAGATGCAGCCGTTCAGGAGGCAAACAGTGCTCTCAAAACCGCTGAGGCGATTTTTATTAACCGGAGCATGACGAATCAAAACCCGAAGGACTATGCAGCGCTCTTTACGCACGCTATTAACAAATTCAGCGACTACGCCATTGGTGGAGGTAATGAGCTGAGTGAAATACTGAATGCGCAGATTAAGGAACACCGGTATGCACAATATGCACTACTGACCGTTCTTGTTTTTATCGTCCTGTTGGCAGTAATTTTCGCTCTGGTTATCATTCGCTCCGTTACCAGACCTGTCAGTGCAGCATCAAAGCTGGCGCTTGAAGTCGCAGGTGGTGACCTTACGTCAACATTTACGGTGACAGGACGTAATGAAACTGCCGGACTGCTCAAGGCATTACTGCAAATGAGTCAGCGACTTACACTTACGGTTGAAAACATCAAAAGCAACGCTGTCACTATCGCTACCTCATCTGAAGAAATTGCTCGCGGAAATGGTGATCTTTCTGCGCGAACTGAACAACAGGCAGCCTCTCTGGCTGAGACTGCGGCCAGTATGGAGCAATTATCGTCAATTATCGGCAATAATGCAGATAACACGCGCCATGCTGCTGAAATGGCCAACTCCGCTACCAGTGCGGCCTTAAGAGGCGGTAAGGCGATGGAGTCAGTGCTGGCTTCAATGGAAAAAATAAGCAACAGTGCGGGGCAGATTAAAGAAATCATCTCCGTTATTGACGGGATAGCGTTTCAGACTAATATTCTTGCTTTAAACGCAGCCGTTGAAGCTGCCCGGGCAGGTGAGCACGGCAAGGGCTTTGCTGTTGTTGCATCTGAAGTCAGGGCACTCGCACAGCGATCGGCTGGAGCGGCGAAGGAGATCAAAGGACTGATTGAGCAATCAGTTGAGCATGCCGAACAGGGAATTTCGATGGCCCTGGATGCCGGTGAAAAAGTTAAGCAAAGCGTGGAAGCTATTGAGCAAACATCTCAATTAGTCAGAGAGATTTCATCTTCTTCTGAAGAACAAAGTGCGGGCATATCTCAGATAAATATTGCGGTGACACAGATGGATCAGGTTACGCAGCAGAATGCCGTACTGGTTGAAGAGTCTGCATCATCTGCTGATGAACTTGCAAGCCGGGCCGCAAGCCTGAGGGATGCTGTCAGCGTATTCCGCACAAACGCTGTATAA